From Camelus dromedarius isolate mCamDro1 chromosome X, mCamDro1.pat, whole genome shotgun sequence, one genomic window encodes:
- the ZRSR2 gene encoding U2 small nuclear ribonucleoprotein auxiliary factor 35 kDa subunit-related protein 2, whose translation MLPGPLDREAAKRPRAAEHALKPAPSGRLAPVGGGGRGRGRTEKMAAPEQMMFPEKLSHKKYRAALKKEKRKKRRQELARLRDSGLSQKEEEAAADAFTEEQQLEEERLLEVERQKLHEEWLLREQKAQEEFRIKKEKEESARRRQEEQERKLKEEWEEQQRKEREEEEQKLQEKKEREEAVQKMLEQAENELENGTTWQNPEPPTELRIMEKDRANCPFYSKTGACRFGDRCSRKHNFPTSSPTLLIKSMFTTFGMEQCRRDDYDPDASLEYSEEETYQQFLDFYEDVLPEFKNVGKVIQFKVSCNLEPHLRGNVYVQYQSEEECQAALSLFNGRWYAGRQLQCEFCPVTRWKMAICGLFEIQQCPRGKHCNFLHVFRNPNNEFWEANRDIYLSPDRTGSSLGKNSERRERMGRHDEHYTRPRRRRSPGPGHSYRRNGESERKRRSSHGGKKSHKHRSKSRERHSSRSRGRKRDRSRGRRSRSRSRSRSRTRSRSRSHTRSRSRSRSRSSSRSRSCGGRSGSRDRTIQSPKSK comes from the exons ATGCTCCCCGGACCTCTCGACCGAGAGGCCGCGAAACGCCCGCGCGCGGCTGAGCACGCCCTCAAGCCCGCCCCTTCCGGCCGGCTCGcgccggtgggggggggggggcgtgggcGTGGCCGCACCGAGAAAATGGCGGCGCCCGAACAAATGATGTTTCCGGAGAAATTGAG ccaCAAAAAGTACAGGGCCGCCCTGAAGAAGGAGAAACGAAAGAAACGTCGGCAGGAACTCGCTCGACTGAGAGACTCAG GACTCtcacagaaggaggaggaggcagcagcggATGCTTTTACTGAGGAACAACAACTAGAAGAAGAGAGGCTGTTGGAGGTAGAGAG GCAAAAATTGCATGAGGAGTGGTTGCTACGGGAGCAGAAGGCACAAGAAGAATtcagaataaagaaggaaaaggaggagtcAGCTAGAAGACGGCAGGAGGAACAAGAG agaaagttaaaggaagaatgggaagaacagcagagaaaagagagagaagaggaggagcagaagctgcaggagaagaaagaaagagag GAAGCTGTGCAGAAGATGCTGGAACAGGCTGAAAATGAG TTGGAGAATGGCACCACATGGCAAAACCCAGAACCTCCCACAGAATTAAGAATAATGGAGAAAGATCGAGCTAATTGTCCATTCTACAGTAAAACGGGAGCTTGCAGATTCGGAGATAG GTGTTCACGTAAACACAATTTCCCAACGTCAAGTCCCACTCTTCTTATTAAAAGCATGTTTACGACGTTTGGGATGGAGCAGTGCAGACGAGACGACTATGACCCCGATGCGAGCCTGGAGTACAGCGAAGAGGAGACCTACCAACAGTTCCTGGACTTCTATGAAGACGTGCTCCCTGAGTTCAAGAACGTGGGAAAAGTGATCCAGTTCAAG GTCAGCTGCAACTTGGAACCTCATCTGAGGGGCAATGTGTATGTTCAGTATCAATC ggaagaagaatgcCAAGCAGCCCTTTCTCTGTTTAACGGACGATGGTACGCAGGACGGCAGCTTCAGTGCGAATTCTGCCCAGTGACCCGATGGAAAATGGCAATTTGTG GTTTATTTGAAATCCAGCAGTGTCCAAGAGGAAAACACTGCAACTTTCTTCATGTGTTCAGAAATCCCAACAATGAATTTTGGGAAGCTAATCGAGACATCTACCTGTCTCCAGATCGGACTGGCTCCTCCTTGGGTAAGAACtcggagaggagagagaggatgggccGCCACGACGAACACTACACTAGGccgcggaggaggaggagccccGGGCCGGGCCATTCCTACCGGAGAAACGGGGAATCcgagaggaaaaggaggagtaGTCATGGGGGGAAGAAATCCCACAAACACAGGTCCAAAAGCCGGGAAAGGCACAGTTCTcgaagcagaggaagaaaaagggacCGCAGCCGGGGccgccggagccggagccggagccgcagccgcagccgcacCCGGAGCCGCAGCCGCAGCCACACCCggagccgcagccgcagccgcagccggaGTTCCTCTAGGTCCAGGAGTTGTGGCGGGAGGTCAGGTAGTCGAGACAGAACTATTCAGAGTCCCAAATCCAAATAA